The proteins below are encoded in one region of Micromonospora sp. DSM 45708:
- a CDS encoding GNAT family N-acetyltransferase, giving the protein MAVLHAAGAPITTSGYTLLIADDPILVAAAQRLRHEVFAGELGATLPPGAAGLDTDEFDAHCDHLVVLREDTGEVVGTYRLLPPGRTDRRYADGEFDLTPLAPLRDDLVEAGRSCVHPDHRTGAVINLMWAGICRYLHLRGSRWLGGCASVPVADGGTAAAEVWAQVTDRHLAPPPLRVTPRRPWFAEAPAVPTPGVLTPAERRALVPPLLRGYLRLGAWVGGEPAYDPDFGCADFYVLFSLDRMNPRHLRHFLGEVGS; this is encoded by the coding sequence ATGGCCGTTCTGCACGCCGCTGGCGCACCCATCACGACCAGCGGTTACACCCTGCTGATCGCCGACGACCCGATCCTGGTCGCCGCCGCGCAACGCCTGCGCCACGAGGTGTTCGCCGGCGAACTCGGCGCCACCCTGCCACCGGGCGCGGCCGGGCTCGACACCGACGAGTTCGACGCCCACTGCGACCACCTGGTGGTCCTGCGCGAGGACACCGGCGAGGTGGTCGGCACCTACCGCCTGCTGCCACCCGGCCGCACCGACCGCCGGTACGCCGACGGCGAGTTCGACCTGACCCCGCTGGCCCCGCTGCGCGACGACCTGGTCGAGGCGGGCCGCTCCTGCGTGCACCCGGACCACCGCACCGGCGCCGTGATCAACCTGATGTGGGCCGGTATCTGCCGCTACCTGCACCTGCGCGGCTCCCGCTGGCTCGGCGGCTGCGCCTCGGTGCCGGTCGCCGACGGCGGGACCGCCGCCGCCGAGGTGTGGGCGCAGGTCACCGACCGGCACCTCGCCCCGCCGCCGCTGCGGGTGACCCCGCGCCGGCCCTGGTTCGCCGAGGCGCCCGCCGTGCCCACGCCGGGGGTGCTCACCCCGGCCGAGCGCCGTGCGCTGGTCCCGCCGCTGCTCCGCGGCTACCTGCGGCTCGGCGCCTGGGTCGGCGGCGAGCCGGCGTACGACCCGGACTTCGGCTGCGCCGACTTCTACGTGCTGTTCTCGCTGGACCGGATGAACCCGCGTCACCTGCGGCACTTCCTCGGCGAGGTGGGATCGTGA
- a CDS encoding glycosyltransferase family 4 protein, translating to MVVPPWLSVPPPGYGGLETLVAGLVDALIDRGHAVTLFGAGTEHGTAAEFVSTCPELQYDRLGESLPELAHLAHVDHLVDPADFDLVHDHSTIGPMVAGRRRVPTVATVHGNPVGEYGTVLSNTDRGVGLIAISHAQRRANPALPWVGTVHNAMPLRDFPHKHAPGAGPVLWLARFSPDKGPDVAIRACRVAGLPLTLAGKCNEPTERRYLEQVVEPLLGEDVTLVVNADRDAVLRLLLDARCLVMPIQWAEPFGMVMVEAMATGTPVVALRRGAVPELVRPGITGLVCDRAEELPAALRAAADLDPADCVAHVAESFSVERMAAGYEAVYRSFLAGQATADGPRAVARLVAG from the coding sequence ATGGTGGTCCCGCCGTGGCTGTCGGTGCCGCCACCCGGCTACGGCGGGTTGGAGACGCTGGTGGCCGGGCTGGTCGACGCGCTGATCGACCGCGGGCACGCGGTGACGTTGTTCGGCGCCGGCACCGAGCACGGCACCGCCGCCGAGTTCGTCTCCACCTGTCCCGAGTTGCAGTACGACCGGCTGGGCGAGTCGCTGCCCGAGCTGGCCCACCTGGCGCACGTCGACCACCTGGTCGACCCGGCCGACTTCGACCTGGTGCACGACCACAGCACCATCGGCCCGATGGTGGCCGGCCGCCGCCGGGTGCCCACCGTGGCGACCGTGCACGGCAACCCGGTCGGCGAGTACGGCACCGTGCTCAGCAACACCGACCGGGGGGTCGGCCTGATCGCGATCTCGCACGCCCAGCGCCGGGCGAACCCGGCCCTGCCGTGGGTCGGCACGGTGCACAACGCGATGCCGCTGCGGGACTTCCCGCACAAGCACGCACCGGGGGCCGGTCCGGTGCTCTGGCTCGCCCGGTTCAGCCCGGACAAGGGCCCCGACGTGGCGATCCGCGCCTGCCGGGTGGCCGGGCTGCCGCTCACCCTGGCCGGCAAGTGCAACGAGCCGACCGAGCGCCGCTATCTGGAACAGGTGGTGGAGCCGTTGCTGGGCGAGGACGTCACGCTGGTGGTGAACGCGGACCGGGACGCGGTGCTGCGGCTGCTGCTCGACGCGCGCTGCCTCGTCATGCCGATCCAGTGGGCGGAGCCGTTCGGCATGGTGATGGTGGAGGCCATGGCGACCGGTACGCCGGTGGTGGCGTTGCGCCGGGGCGCGGTGCCGGAGCTGGTCCGTCCCGGGATCACCGGGCTGGTCTGCGACCGCGCCGAGGAGTTGCCGGCGGCGCTGCGCGCGGCGGCCGACCTGGACCCGGCCGACTGCGTCGCGCACGTCGCCGAGAGCTTCTCGGTGGAGCGGATGGCCGCCGGCTACGAGGCGGTGTACCGGAGCTTCCTGGCCGGGCAGGCGACGGCGGACGGCCCCCGGGCGGTCGCGCGGCTCGTCGCCGGTTGA
- a CDS encoding ABC transporter ATP-binding protein — MMSDGQPRPSAGTGQIIVSGLTKQYKNVRAVDNLSFTVEPGRVTGFLGPNGAGKTTTLRMLLNLVTPTAGTATIGGHRYADLTDPLRTVGAVLEASSAHKGRTGINHLRVICAAAGLPKSRADEALALVGLSPAAKRKFKGYSLGMKQRLGIAAAMLGNPQVLILDEPANGLDPEGIRWMRGFLKGLAAEGRTVLVSSHLLSEMQLLADDVVIIAAGKLVRQGPVEQVMGSMTHGARIRVRTPQADELAAALREQSATVEADPNGALLVSGVDAPTVGRIALAAKVELHELTTERPDLEGVFLELTAGKAEIR, encoded by the coding sequence ATGATGTCCGACGGGCAGCCACGCCCCAGTGCCGGGACCGGCCAGATCATCGTGTCCGGCCTGACCAAGCAATACAAGAACGTTCGCGCGGTCGACAACCTGTCGTTCACGGTCGAGCCGGGCCGGGTCACCGGCTTCCTCGGCCCGAACGGCGCCGGTAAGACGACCACGCTGCGCATGTTGCTCAACCTGGTCACGCCGACCGCCGGCACGGCCACCATCGGCGGCCACCGGTACGCCGACCTGACCGACCCGCTGCGTACGGTCGGCGCGGTGCTGGAGGCGTCCAGCGCGCACAAGGGCCGCACCGGGATCAACCACCTGCGGGTGATCTGCGCGGCGGCCGGTCTGCCGAAGTCGCGGGCGGACGAGGCGTTGGCGCTGGTCGGGCTCTCCCCGGCGGCGAAGCGCAAGTTCAAGGGCTACTCGCTGGGCATGAAGCAGCGGCTCGGGATCGCCGCCGCGATGCTCGGCAACCCGCAGGTGCTGATCCTGGACGAGCCGGCCAACGGCCTGGACCCGGAGGGCATCCGCTGGATGCGCGGCTTCCTCAAGGGCCTGGCCGCCGAGGGCCGGACGGTGCTGGTCTCCAGCCACCTGCTCTCCGAGATGCAGCTCCTCGCCGACGACGTGGTGATCATCGCGGCCGGCAAGCTGGTCCGGCAGGGCCCGGTCGAGCAGGTGATGGGCTCGATGACGCACGGCGCCCGGATCCGGGTGCGCACCCCGCAGGCGGACGAGCTGGCCGCGGCGCTGCGCGAGCAGTCCGCCACGGTCGAGGCCGACCCGAACGGCGCGCTGCTGGTCAGCGGCGTGGACGCGCCTACCGTGGGGCGGATCGCGCTGGCCGCGAAGGTGGAGCTGCACGAGCTGACCACCGAACGTCCCGACCTCGAAGGGGTCTTCCTGGAGCTGACGGCCGGAAAGGCGGAGATCCGATGA
- a CDS encoding PadR family transcriptional regulator produces the protein MTAVFSHGRLRLYLLKLLDDGPKHGYELIRLLEERFLGLYAPSAGTIYPRLQRLEVEELVTHTAVGGRKVYEITEAGRAELRQRADELATLEADISASVEDLSALAGEIRTEVRGSVRDLKRELREVARQTRQGRWTPPPATRPGDHDGAARPAEAPLLVEFDKRLAAFTVEVGALVRAGRLSDNQLRTAIRLLDGALDGLRRLLR, from the coding sequence GTGACCGCCGTGTTCAGCCACGGGCGGCTCCGGCTCTACCTGCTCAAACTCCTCGACGACGGGCCGAAGCACGGCTACGAGCTGATCCGCCTGCTGGAGGAGCGCTTCCTCGGCCTGTACGCGCCCAGCGCCGGCACCATCTACCCCCGCCTGCAACGGCTGGAGGTGGAGGAGCTGGTCACGCACACCGCGGTGGGCGGTCGCAAGGTCTACGAGATCACCGAGGCGGGCCGCGCCGAGCTGCGACAGCGCGCCGACGAGCTGGCTACGCTGGAGGCCGACATCAGCGCCTCCGTGGAGGACCTCTCCGCGCTGGCCGGTGAGATCCGCACCGAGGTACGCGGCTCGGTGCGCGACCTGAAGCGGGAGCTGCGCGAGGTGGCCCGGCAGACCCGGCAGGGCCGCTGGACGCCGCCACCGGCCACCCGGCCCGGCGACCACGACGGTGCGGCCCGACCGGCGGAGGCGCCACTGCTCGTCGAGTTCGACAAGCGGCTGGCCGCGTTCACCGTCGAGGTCGGCGCGCTGGTCCGGGCCGGGCGGCTCAGCGACAACCAGCTCCGGACCGCGATCCGGCTGCTCGACGGCGCGCTCGACGGGCTGCGTCGACTGCTCCGCTGA
- a CDS encoding sensor histidine kinase, producing the protein MNAVHDAKGWLRGIPLRLKLVTAVLALVAGALLVISVSTAYFLHNYLVGRIDGELDDQLDRGVTVSQENLSTLPTDYMVAQWNSTYQRVAFARDRALSEQDLPAGIKQQAWYEEHANGKAFTADGADKQVRWRIMIRQDSDDSYRAIGQNLDDVDLSVRQLLWIDLLVGGAVLIILASVGAGIVRTSLKPLVEIERTAGAIAGGDLTRRVPDPEEGRACPTSELGRLSRALNTMLAQIEAAFTARAASEAAARSAEAGARDAAALAQASEARARRSEERMRQFIADASHELRTPLTTIRGFAELYRQGAARAPEQTADLLRRIEDEASRMGLLVEDLLLLARMDRERPIALAPVELPVLASDAVEAARVVDPERRIELELEPGAGPLVVLGDDARLRQVIGNLMTNALTHTPTDAAVTLRLRAEPGNVAVVEVADTGPGLTPEQAERVFERFYRVDAARTRRAAGPTSTGLGLAIVAALVAAHHGTVEAVDTPGGGATFRVKLPLLPETPESGE; encoded by the coding sequence GTGAACGCCGTCCACGACGCGAAGGGCTGGCTGCGCGGGATCCCGCTCCGGCTCAAGCTGGTCACCGCGGTCCTCGCGCTGGTGGCCGGCGCGCTGCTGGTGATCAGCGTCTCCACCGCGTACTTCCTGCACAACTACCTGGTGGGCCGGATCGACGGCGAGTTGGACGACCAGCTCGACCGTGGTGTGACAGTCAGCCAGGAGAACCTCAGCACCCTGCCCACCGACTACATGGTGGCGCAGTGGAACAGCACCTACCAGCGGGTGGCGTTCGCCCGGGACCGGGCACTGAGCGAGCAGGACCTGCCGGCCGGCATCAAACAGCAGGCCTGGTACGAGGAGCACGCCAACGGGAAGGCGTTCACCGCCGACGGCGCGGACAAGCAGGTCCGCTGGCGGATCATGATCCGGCAGGACAGCGACGACTCGTACCGGGCGATCGGGCAGAACCTCGACGACGTCGACCTCTCCGTGCGGCAGTTGCTCTGGATAGACCTGCTGGTGGGCGGCGCGGTGCTGATCATCCTGGCGTCGGTGGGCGCGGGCATCGTGCGTACCAGTCTCAAGCCGCTCGTGGAGATCGAGCGGACCGCGGGGGCCATCGCCGGCGGCGACCTGACCCGGCGGGTGCCCGACCCGGAGGAGGGGCGGGCCTGCCCCACCTCCGAGCTGGGTCGGCTCTCCCGGGCGTTGAACACGATGCTGGCGCAGATCGAGGCCGCGTTCACCGCGCGGGCCGCCTCCGAGGCGGCGGCGCGCAGCGCCGAGGCGGGCGCCCGGGACGCCGCGGCCCTGGCACAGGCGTCCGAGGCGCGCGCCCGCCGGTCCGAGGAACGGATGCGGCAGTTCATCGCGGACGCGTCGCACGAGCTGCGGACGCCGCTGACCACCATCCGGGGCTTCGCCGAGCTGTACCGGCAGGGCGCGGCGCGGGCCCCGGAGCAGACCGCCGACCTGCTGCGCCGCATCGAGGACGAGGCGTCCCGGATGGGCCTGCTGGTCGAGGACCTGCTGCTGCTGGCGCGGATGGACCGGGAACGGCCGATCGCGTTGGCCCCGGTGGAGCTGCCGGTGCTGGCCTCGGACGCGGTGGAGGCGGCCCGGGTGGTCGACCCGGAGCGGCGGATCGAGCTGGAACTGGAACCGGGCGCGGGCCCGCTGGTGGTGCTCGGTGACGACGCCCGGCTGCGGCAGGTGATCGGCAACCTGATGACCAACGCGCTCACCCACACCCCGACGGACGCCGCGGTGACGCTGCGGCTGCGGGCCGAGCCGGGGAACGTCGCCGTGGTGGAGGTGGCGGACACCGGCCCCGGCCTGACCCCGGAGCAGGCCGAGCGGGTCTTCGAGCGGTTCTACCGGGTGGACGCGGCCCGGACCCGGCGGGCCGCCGGGCCCACCAGCACCGGCCTCGGCCTGGCCATCGTCGCCGCGTTGGTGGCGGCGCACCACGGCACCGTCGAGGCGGTCGACACGCCCGGAGGCGGGGCCACGTTCCGGGTGAAACTGCCGCTGCTGCCCGAGACGCCGGAGTCGGGCGAGTGA
- a CDS encoding trypsin-like peptidase domain-containing protein, producing the protein MTDHETEPQRSPAPADAQPSHHTAELPRVESGTSDSTPAVASVPADSPAAGTTAHADAPTNPYAPSSDAPASPYAPSSDAPGSPYAPSSDAPASPYAPAGPGGGYAQSSGSPYAQPSAPPYPASGQPQNWYGSPQQSGWAQQGGSGYPSSSPAGGPVPTYQAQPYPPHQPHQAGQPVPPWGQPQPARPSRAGKFVGAGALALALMLGSGVAGGALALALDDGGGVTRTYTAAPVINSADLPKIAAAVQDSIVTIMTDSGEGSGVILSADGFVLTNNHVVASASGDTVKVVFADGKNASAKIVGTDPKTDLAVVKASGVSDLKAAKFGDSDGMQVGDQVLALGSPLGLQGSVTAGILSARDRTISAGEGGQQQNPQQGASSISGLLQTDAPINPGNSGGALVNTRGEVIGINTAIATAGQGSNGNIGVGFAIPSNKAKDVAEKLQRGEKISHPSLGVSVNAAEDGGAMVAAVTPGSAAEKAGIQRGDVITKFGDKVINDSNDLVGAVQAGKVGDRVELQYKRNGSDETATVTLAETS; encoded by the coding sequence ATGACCGACCACGAGACCGAGCCGCAGCGGTCGCCGGCACCTGCCGACGCCCAGCCGTCGCACCACACCGCCGAGCTGCCCCGCGTCGAGAGCGGGACATCGGACTCCACCCCGGCCGTCGCGTCGGTTCCGGCCGACTCCCCGGCCGCCGGAACCACCGCCCACGCCGACGCGCCGACCAACCCGTACGCGCCGTCGTCGGACGCGCCGGCCAGCCCGTACGCGCCGTCGTCGGACGCGCCGGGCAGCCCGTACGCGCCGTCGTCCGACGCGCCGGCCAGCCCGTACGCGCCGGCCGGGCCGGGTGGCGGGTACGCCCAGTCGTCCGGCAGCCCGTACGCCCAGCCCTCCGCGCCGCCGTACCCGGCGTCGGGGCAGCCGCAGAACTGGTACGGCTCGCCGCAGCAGAGCGGGTGGGCGCAGCAGGGCGGCTCCGGCTACCCGTCGTCCTCGCCCGCCGGCGGGCCCGTCCCGACGTACCAGGCGCAGCCGTACCCCCCGCACCAGCCGCACCAGGCCGGGCAGCCGGTCCCGCCGTGGGGCCAGCCGCAGCCGGCACGGCCCAGCCGGGCCGGCAAGTTCGTCGGCGCGGGCGCGTTGGCGCTGGCCCTGATGCTCGGTTCGGGCGTGGCGGGTGGCGCGCTGGCCCTCGCGCTCGACGACGGCGGTGGCGTCACCCGCACCTACACGGCCGCGCCGGTGATCAACAGCGCCGACCTGCCCAAGATCGCGGCTGCCGTGCAGGACAGCATCGTCACGATCATGACGGACAGCGGTGAGGGCTCCGGGGTGATCCTCAGCGCCGACGGGTTCGTGCTGACCAACAACCACGTGGTCGCCTCCGCCAGCGGCGACACGGTGAAGGTGGTCTTCGCCGACGGCAAGAACGCCTCGGCGAAGATCGTCGGCACGGATCCGAAGACCGACCTCGCGGTGGTCAAGGCCAGCGGCGTGAGCGACCTGAAGGCGGCGAAGTTCGGCGACAGCGACGGCATGCAGGTCGGTGACCAGGTGCTCGCGCTGGGCAGCCCGCTCGGCCTCCAGGGCTCGGTGACCGCCGGCATCCTCAGCGCCCGCGACCGCACCATCTCCGCCGGTGAGGGCGGCCAGCAGCAGAACCCGCAGCAGGGCGCCAGCTCGATCTCCGGCCTGTTGCAGACCGACGCCCCGATCAACCCGGGCAACTCCGGCGGCGCGCTGGTCAACACCCGGGGCGAGGTGATCGGCATCAACACCGCGATCGCCACCGCCGGGCAGGGCAGCAACGGCAACATCGGCGTCGGCTTCGCCATCCCGAGCAACAAGGCCAAGGACGTGGCCGAGAAGCTCCAGCGCGGCGAGAAGATCAGCCACCCGTCGCTCGGGGTCAGCGTGAACGCCGCGGAGGACGGCGGCGCGATGGTCGCCGCGGTCACCCCGGGCAGCGCCGCCGAGAAGGCCGGCATCCAGCGGGGCGACGTGATCACCAAGTTCGGCGACAAGGTGATCAACGATTCCAACGACCTGGTCGGCGCCGTGCAGGCCGGCAAGGTCGGCGACCGGGTCGAACTCCAGTACAAGCGAAACGGATCCGACGAGACGGCAACCGTGACGCTCGCCGAGACGTCATAG
- a CDS encoding response regulator transcription factor: MAATQTEARLLVVEDDPNILELLSASLRFAGFDVATATSGSAALHAAKDHRPDLVVLDVMLPDLDGFEVIRMLREGGTRTPVVFLTARDATDDKIRGLTLGGDDYVTKPFSLEELTARIRAVLRRTATGEHAPSRLTFADLELDEETHEVHRAGQRVQLSPTEFKLLRYLMLNANRVLSKAQILDHVWNYDFRGDDNIVESYISYLRRKVDNTQPRLIHTLRGVGYVLRKPAA, translated from the coding sequence ATGGCGGCTACCCAGACCGAGGCTCGACTGCTCGTCGTCGAGGACGATCCCAACATCCTCGAACTGCTCTCCGCGAGCCTGCGCTTCGCGGGCTTCGACGTCGCGACCGCGACCAGCGGCAGCGCGGCGCTGCACGCCGCCAAGGACCACCGGCCCGATCTGGTCGTGCTCGACGTGATGCTGCCCGACCTCGACGGCTTCGAGGTCATCCGGATGCTCCGCGAGGGCGGTACCCGTACCCCGGTGGTGTTCCTGACCGCGCGGGACGCCACCGACGACAAGATCCGCGGGCTGACGCTGGGCGGCGACGACTACGTCACGAAGCCGTTCAGCCTGGAGGAGCTGACCGCCCGGATCCGGGCCGTGCTGCGCCGCACCGCGACCGGCGAGCACGCGCCGTCCCGCCTCACGTTCGCGGACCTTGAGCTGGACGAGGAGACCCACGAGGTGCACCGGGCCGGCCAGCGGGTGCAGCTCTCGCCGACCGAGTTCAAGCTGCTGCGCTACCTGATGCTCAACGCCAACCGGGTGCTCAGCAAGGCGCAGATCCTCGACCACGTGTGGAACTACGACTTCCGCGGTGACGACAACATCGTCGAGTCGTACATCTCCTACCTGCGCCGCAAGGTCGACAACACCCAGCCCCGGCTGATCCACACGCTGCGTGGGGTCGGCTACGTGCTGCGCAAGCCGGCGGCGTGA
- a CDS encoding ABC transporter permease has translation MTLVRSELLKIRTTNTWWVFGLISVPLWALALGFNWLQTDALTSGNVGDVPADQADQIQAVSSADSIAANLYTNGQFFGLLIVMLLGIVVVTSEFFHQTVTTTFLTAPHRTAVMLAKLVAAGVLALLFWVGTTVLNLIFAPLILNAVDVGSQLGSGAVWRAVALNGLAYLLWSVLGVGLGVLIRSQIGATVTGILLYLGGTIGAAIAIGLLASRFGDWINELQLLVPSLASGLMVSGAEIPGNPPRWAGAAVLIGYAVVTGVIGVLTIRRRDIS, from the coding sequence ATGACGCTGGTCCGATCCGAGTTGCTCAAGATCCGTACCACCAACACCTGGTGGGTCTTCGGGCTGATCAGCGTGCCGCTGTGGGCACTGGCGCTGGGCTTCAACTGGTTGCAGACCGATGCCCTGACCAGCGGCAACGTGGGTGACGTGCCAGCCGACCAGGCCGACCAGATCCAGGCGGTCTCCAGCGCCGACAGCATCGCCGCCAACCTCTACACCAACGGCCAGTTCTTCGGACTGCTCATCGTGATGCTGCTCGGCATCGTGGTGGTGACCAGCGAGTTCTTCCACCAGACGGTGACCACCACGTTCCTCACCGCGCCGCACCGCACGGCGGTGATGCTGGCCAAGCTGGTCGCGGCCGGCGTGCTGGCGCTGCTGTTCTGGGTCGGCACCACGGTGCTCAACCTGATCTTCGCGCCGCTGATCCTGAACGCGGTGGACGTCGGCTCGCAGCTCGGCAGCGGGGCGGTCTGGCGCGCGGTCGCGCTCAACGGGCTCGCCTACCTGCTCTGGTCCGTGCTCGGCGTCGGCCTCGGCGTGCTGATCCGCAGCCAGATCGGCGCGACGGTGACCGGCATCCTGCTCTACCTGGGCGGCACCATCGGCGCGGCCATCGCCATCGGCCTGCTGGCGTCGCGCTTCGGCGACTGGATCAACGAGCTCCAGTTGCTGGTGCCGTCGCTGGCCTCCGGCCTGATGGTGAGCGGGGCCGAGATCCCCGGCAACCCGCCACGCTGGGCGGGCGCGGCGGTGCTGATCGGGTACGCGGTGGTGACCGGCGTGATCGGCGTGCTGACCATCCGGCGGCGCGACATCTCCTGA
- a CDS encoding DUF4097 family beta strand repeat-containing protein: MARWTVDSPRRITLDEPVTRLDVRLVSGRLNVVGADGPARVDVTRISRRPVVVELHEGRLTVRHERTPRWPGVLWWLGQLRRRFRAEVSVAVPAQALADLHLVDGALVASGLRRDTRVDVTSGQVTLMGLRGRTRAKVVSGPVEALGIGGDLDLETVSGELILADSAPERVRAHAVSGSITCDLDNPRGSEIRLSAISGSITVRVREDSDLSVHLHTTSGRITSGFPQICGGQHGFGAVKDSHGVLGGGAGKLWASATSGSIALLARPVADADDVEDLP, from the coding sequence ATGGCCAGGTGGACGGTCGACAGCCCGCGACGGATCACGCTCGACGAGCCGGTCACCCGGCTGGACGTGCGGCTGGTCAGCGGCCGGCTCAACGTGGTCGGCGCCGACGGCCCGGCCCGGGTCGACGTCACCCGGATCAGCCGCCGGCCGGTCGTCGTCGAGCTGCACGAGGGCCGGCTGACCGTCCGGCACGAGCGGACCCCCCGCTGGCCGGGCGTGCTCTGGTGGCTCGGCCAGCTCCGCCGCCGGTTCCGCGCCGAGGTCTCGGTCGCCGTGCCGGCCCAGGCGCTGGCCGACCTGCACCTGGTCGACGGCGCGCTGGTCGCCTCCGGGCTGCGCCGCGACACCCGGGTCGACGTCACCTCCGGCCAGGTCACCCTGATGGGGCTGCGCGGTCGCACCAGGGCCAAGGTCGTCTCCGGTCCGGTGGAGGCGCTCGGCATCGGCGGTGACCTCGACCTGGAGACGGTCTCCGGGGAGCTGATCCTGGCCGACAGCGCGCCCGAGCGGGTGCGGGCCCACGCCGTCTCCGGCTCGATCACGTGCGACCTGGACAACCCGCGGGGCAGCGAGATCCGGCTCAGCGCCATCTCCGGCAGCATCACCGTCCGGGTCCGCGAGGACAGCGACCTCAGCGTGCACCTGCACACCACCTCCGGCCGGATCACCAGCGGCTTCCCGCAGATCTGCGGCGGCCAGCACGGCTTCGGCGCGGTCAAGGACAGCCACGGGGTGCTGGGCGGGGGCGCGGGTAAGCTCTGGGCGTCCGCGACGTCCGGCAGCATCGCGCTGCTGGCCCGCCCGGTCGCGGACGCCGACGACGTGGAGGACCTGCCGTGA
- a CDS encoding lysophospholipid acyltransferase family protein — MTPPRGEGLWRPASGCGPRCLPHATVPDVCALRRVGRLLGVLGMLLTGAALAALLPLLPAADRRAALRAWARATLRVLGVRLVVRGRPPRRRALLVANHVSWLDILAVFAVSPARMLAKREVRSWPVVGVLAAAAGTVFVDRSRPRALPTTVARVADALRAGHPVTVFPEGTTWCGAPSGCRPTHGFRPAMFEAAVVAGAPVVPLGIGYRHAGDASTLPAFLGEETLWASLRRVLAARDLTVTVTVAAALHPADGADRRLLARAAEAAIHPAPPRRFPVPLVSPVPSLVDLAA; from the coding sequence GTGACACCTCCCCGGGGCGAGGGCCTGTGGCGGCCCGCCTCCGGCTGCGGGCCGCGGTGCCTGCCCCACGCCACCGTCCCGGACGTCTGCGCGCTGCGCCGGGTCGGCCGGCTGCTCGGCGTACTGGGCATGCTGCTGACCGGCGCCGCCCTCGCCGCGTTGCTGCCGCTGCTGCCGGCGGCCGACCGGCGGGCCGCGTTGCGCGCCTGGGCCCGCGCGACGCTGCGCGTCCTCGGCGTACGCCTGGTGGTCCGGGGCCGGCCGCCGCGCCGCCGCGCGCTGCTGGTCGCCAACCACGTCTCCTGGCTGGACATCCTCGCGGTGTTCGCGGTGTCGCCGGCCCGGATGCTGGCCAAGCGGGAGGTCCGGAGCTGGCCGGTGGTGGGCGTGCTCGCCGCGGCGGCCGGCACCGTCTTCGTGGACCGGTCCCGGCCACGCGCGTTGCCGACCACCGTCGCCCGGGTGGCCGACGCGCTGCGCGCCGGGCATCCGGTCACCGTGTTCCCGGAGGGCACGACGTGGTGCGGCGCGCCGTCCGGCTGCCGCCCCACGCACGGCTTCCGCCCGGCGATGTTCGAGGCCGCGGTGGTCGCCGGCGCGCCGGTGGTGCCGCTGGGCATCGGCTACCGGCACGCCGGTGACGCGAGCACGCTGCCCGCGTTCCTCGGCGAGGAGACGCTCTGGGCGTCGCTGCGCCGGGTGCTGGCCGCCCGCGACCTCACCGTGACCGTGACCGTGGCCGCCGCGCTGCACCCGGCCGACGGCGCGGACCGGCGGCTGCTGGCCCGCGCCGCCGAGGCCGCGATCCACCCGGCCCCGCCCCGACGCTTCCCGGTCCCGTTGGTGTCCCCGGTCCCGTCCTTGGTCGATCTGGCGGCCTGA